Within the Dehalococcoidia bacterium genome, the region CTCTCCTCCCAAATGCCGCGTTCGAGATCGAGCATGAAGCCGACGACGGACCGGTCCTTCCGGCGGAGCCAGCCGAAATTCACCCGCCAGAGGGTCGTGTTCGGGCCGTAGGTGAGCTCGGCAAGGGGCTGCCGGTCGCTGCTCGTCACCGTTGCGTCGCGCCGCAGAGGCCCGCTCGTGCCCTCAGCAAAGGCGAAGAACGTCCGCAGTTCATAGCCGAGCCGCTGGCGCTCTTCTTCGTCGGAGTTTATTCGGTCGACGCGGCGGGTCGCGACGTTCGTCATCCGCAGGAGATTGGGCCGATACTGCGAGTTCTCGGCGTCGAGCGTCGCCCCGCAGTGGCGGCAGACATCGGCATCGACCGCCGTGCCGAAGTGGCCGTAGCCGCAGCGGTTGCACAGCTTCGCTGTTTGGGTCACGGTGTCGCCGTCGCGCCGCTCTAGGATCACCTTGGTGACGCGGTAGCGGCTGCCCTCGTGGTAGATGATGCTCTGCGGCCCGAACTCGGAGATGGCAAGGAAGCGCGGCCGGGAGAGGAACTCGTCGCGGCCGGATCGGCGCAGGCGGCCGGGCAGGTAGGCAGCGAGCGGCAGGCGCGGGAAGTTGTAGCCCGGCAGGAACCCTTCGCTCGCGAAGTAGCGGTAGCTGTAGAAGTCGCTTTGGAAGTCCCCCGTTTTGAGGAGCAGGTCCCGCTGTGACTCCGCCTCCTCGCGCAGCTTTTTTGCGCGCTCGCGCTCGTCGGTGCGCCGCGAGGCGTCCATCACGATCGCGTTTTGGCGCTCCTGCTGAGCGACGGCCGCGAGGTACAACTGCCGCCAGCGGTCGGCGGCCTCATCGAAGCGGCGCGCCGCCGTCTGGATGACGCTCTCGACCCAGTCGGGCGTGTACCACGGCGCCTCCGCAAGATCGGCGGCCATCGGCTCGAGGATGCGCCTTGCGCGGGCGAGCGCCCGCTCGCGCGCGTCGTCACGGTCGAGGTAATGCCAGACGCTCGCTTTGAGCGGCAGGTTCGGCAGACTCAGGTCGAGCACGTCGGCAACCGACGAGCCGAGGTCCTGGCCGGTCTCGGCGAGCCAGACCGCTTGGATGTGCGCCCGCACGAGGTCTTCGTTTGCGAGGTCGAGGCGCGGCGGCGTCACCTGCCCGCTCACCATGCGCTCGGCGCGGCGGAAGTAATACTGGTCGTGGGGGCTGTAGGAGCTGCAGTAGGTGACGACGAGCGCGGGCTGGCCGCTGCGTCCGGCCCGTCCGCTGCGCTGCGCATAGTTCGCCGGCGTCGGCGGGACGTTGCGGAGGTGGACGGCGTTAAGGTCGGCGATATCGATGCCGAGCTCCATCGTCGGCGAGCAGTAGAGGACGGGAAGCGTGCCTTCCCGGAACCGTTTCTCCCGCTCCTGCCGCGCGTCGCTCGGCACTTGGGCGGTGTGCTCGCGCGCTTCCATCCCGACAAGCAGCGCCGCCGCGGTGGCGTAGAAGTCGCGGAAAAACTGGTTGGCAGCGCGTGGGGTTCTCGGCGGAGCCGCAAGCCGGGTCGGGTCGGGCGCGGGGGGCGTGCCGTCGCCGGCGAGCCAGACGAGGGCGCTCGCGTGCAGCCGGTAGCAACGCTCGAGATTCGGAATCGGCTCGAGGTAGCCGCCGCGCGCGAGCGCCTCGAAGAGGTCCTGCGCCAGCCGCTCGAACTCGCGCTCGGGGATGGCAGGCCCCGGTGTCCCGTCGCCGCTCCACGTCGAGCCGCGGCGCAGATACCGTCCAAGCAGAGACCGCGCCGTCACTGGACGCTGGCCGACGTCGTCCCGGAGCTTGGGGTCCTTCGGCCCGACGCGCACGACCGGCGCGCTTTCCATTGGCTCCCTCTGCTCGAGCGCCCACGGCTCGCGCAGATGCTGGTAGCTGCGGTCGCGGATTGCGCTCTGATGGTCCGGGTCGAGCGCTTCTACCTTGATCGCGAGTTCGCGGCGGAAGTGGTCGAGCACAACCCGGCAGACACGCTCGCGCACGGCCGGCGCGGCGTTGGCGAGCACGGGATGGCGGCCGGTCCAGATGTCCTCGCTGCGGCAGAACTCGGCGAGCATCGGGTAGTCGATACGGAGGAGCCCGACCTGTTCAAGGTTCGGCGCGTTGATGCGCCAGCCGCGCCGCAGGTCGCGGTAGAGCCGGTAGGCGATGACGCTCCGGAGCGCCTCGTCGGCGTTGCGCCGGCCGAGGAATTGAGCGTCTGGATTGGAGGCGTACTCCTCGAACGGCAGACGAAGCTGCTCGATCACTTTTGACGCCACGGTGTCGTGCGTGAGGCCGTCGGGACCGGCGGCGCAGATCGCGGCGTAGAGCGCGGCGCGCAGCAGCCCGACTTGGACGAAGTCGTTGAAATGCCCGGCCTGCAGCGAGGCGTCCTGCCGGTTGTCGGTGAAGGAGAGCAGCTTGCGGGCGCTTGGGGGCAGCTGTGCGTCCTCCTTGAGCGCCGAGACCAGCGCGAGCGAAAGGATCGTGGTCGCAGTGCTGCGGCCTTCGGTTGCAAGCTCCGCGAGTTTGATAAAGTCGCGCTCGCGCGAGTTGGCATACGAGACACGGCAGCGGAGACAGAGACGGAAGGGAGCAGACATGAACCACGCTGGGGTTCCTCCCTCCGCTTCCGCGACGATCCGACCCGCCGGGGTCACGGAGAGGCGCTGGGGCACGGCGCCACGGTAGGTTTGCCGAACTCGCGGGGACCCACTGCCGTCCGTCTCGATCCATTCCTCGGGCAGGCTGTCGGTGTCGACGGCGAGTTCGTTGTCCGGGTCGACGGCAAGGTAGCCGGCGTCGTCGTCGCGGTCCTCAAGGTCGCGCGGGACGAGTTCGCCGCTCGCTGTCCGCTGGACGACGTAGTATTCCTGCCCGCACTCGCGGCAGAAGGCGAGCGGCAGGAGGACTCGCGAGCGGTCGCCGGGCACATAGACCTGCCCCTCAGCAGTGAGGTAGCGGGTCGGCGGTGCTTCGGGGGTGGCGTAGAGGGTGTCGCCGCGGCTGATGAACTGATGGAGGCGGAAGGCGAAAAATCGGTTCCCGTTCACCGGGTTCACAGCACGGTAGCCGGCGAGGAGGATCTCCTTCAGCCGCTGCTCGCACCGTTTGGGGTCGACAGCGGTGATCGAAGCGAGTTCGCTCGCTGCTTCGCGGATGGTCCGCGGCGCGCGGCGCTCCAGCCGTCCGTCGGGGTCGGTCTGAAGGCCGAACGCTTCCTCGGTCCATGCTGCGAGCGGATGGACCGCGAGTTCGTCGAAGGTCTCAGGAAAGGGACGGTTGTCCTCAAGAGCGCGGCGGAGCTCCTCCGGCGTGACATCCGACGCTGGACGGCTGGCCGCGCGGCGAAGCGTTTCGGTGATGACATGCTCCGGCCGAACCGGCAGCCCGAACAAGCGGCTGGCGGTCTCGGCGACCTCGCGCTGCCGCTCCTCGCGCGTCCCCGCGCCGGCGATGGTGGCGCTGGTGCCGATGCAGCGCATGGTCGGCGCGCCGCAGCGCTCGCGCACCCGCCGCGCCAGCATCGCGACATCGGCGCCCTGCCGTCCGCGA harbors:
- a CDS encoding DEAD/DEAH box helicase — protein: MDVFALRDRLIGQYRDYVSSFFSIRDQRLRDFVDRLLDSGRLWPDPLVQLNPSFETGPSVEDLVAEGVLHPECGRIFRRGKSEQSPGMPIVLHRHQEDAIRTAATGESYVLTTGTGSGKSLAYFIPIVDAILKAGPGAGIKAIVVYPMNALANSQLEELRKFLEAGYPQGCGRVRFARYTGQENSEEREHILAQPPDILLTNFVMLELLLTRPAERRLVEAAQGLEFLVLDELHTYRGRQGADVAMLARRVRERCGAPTMRCIGTSATIAGAGTREERQREVAETASRLFGLPVRPEHVITETLRRAASRPASDVTPEELRRALEDNRPFPETFDELAVHPLAAWTEEAFGLQTDPDGRLERRAPRTIREAASELASITAVDPKRCEQRLKEILLAGYRAVNPVNGNRFFAFRLHQFISRGDTLYATPEAPPTRYLTAEGQVYVPGDRSRVLLPLAFCRECGQEYYVVQRTASGELVPRDLEDRDDDAGYLAVDPDNELAVDTDSLPEEWIETDGSGSPRVRQTYRGAVPQRLSVTPAGRIVAEAEGGTPAWFMSAPFRLCLRCRVSYANSRERDFIKLAELATEGRSTATTILSLALVSALKEDAQLPPSARKLLSFTDNRQDASLQAGHFNDFVQVGLLRAALYAAICAAGPDGLTHDTVASKVIEQLRLPFEEYASNPDAQFLGRRNADEALRSVIAYRLYRDLRRGWRINAPNLEQVGLLRIDYPMLAEFCRSEDIWTGRHPVLANAAPAVRERVCRVVLDHFRRELAIKVEALDPDHQSAIRDRSYQHLREPWALEQREPMESAPVVRVGPKDPKLRDDVGQRPVTARSLLGRYLRRGSTWSGDGTPGPAIPEREFERLAQDLFEALARGGYLEPIPNLERCYRLHASALVWLAGDGTPPAPDPTRLAAPPRTPRAANQFFRDFYATAAALLVGMEAREHTAQVPSDARQEREKRFREGTLPVLYCSPTMELGIDIADLNAVHLRNVPPTPANYAQRSGRAGRSGQPALVVTYCSSYSPHDQYYFRRAERMVSGQVTPPRLDLANEDLVRAHIQAVWLAETGQDLGSSVADVLDLSLPNLPLKASVWHYLDRDDARERALARARRILEPMAADLAEAPWYTPDWVESVIQTAARRFDEAADRWRQLYLAAVAQQERQNAIVMDASRRTDERERAKKLREEAESQRDLLLKTGDFQSDFYSYRYFASEGFLPGYNFPRLPLAAYLPGRLRRSGRDEFLSRPRFLAISEFGPQSIIYHEGSRYRVTKVILERRDGDTVTQTAKLCNRCGYGHFGTAVDADVCRHCGATLDAENSQYRPNLLRMTNVATRRVDRINSDEEERQRLGYELRTFFAFAEGTSGPLRRDATVTSSDRQPLAELTYGPNTTLWRVNFGWLRRKDRSVVGFMLDLERGIWEE